In Chryseobacterium camelliae, one DNA window encodes the following:
- a CDS encoding DNA/RNA helicase domain-containing protein, with translation MKDFKINQYDFKLDELKTKIAQDHVDYLSWPLVYLLKNNGSKKAYVGETTDIANRLRTHLKSPAKITLSSVDIITSRFFNKSATLDLESNLIKYMSADGQYVLQNGNLGIANHHYYQKKETYWKLFEGIWNELNALGITKHSLSYIDNSDLFKYSPYKSLSKEQIEGLKVILNCLLDPSAKVSIINGGAGTGKTIMAIFLFKLLNTDFADFNHSDFDEEDDKLFVLLKKVKAKYKKIDMALVIPMASFRKTISKVFKNIKGLSGNMVVGPSDIIKKTYDVLIVDEGHRLRRRVNLGSYYGTFDTNCLKLGLNKFTASELDWITIQSEKSIIFYDQYQSIKPSDILKEKFLDLKARKDVRVEHLQSQLRVLGGNEYVKFVNDIFDGNTVLNKYSALQYEFLIFDDLKEMIHEIKKKEKEFKLSRIVAGYAWEWVSKKNGDQYDIVIEENKLRWNSVTSDWINSKNSLEEVGCIHTVQGYDLNFTGVIIGPEFDYDFDKKKFVVYKNKYKDKNGKNSIKDETFLLEYIINIYRTLLLRGIRGTYLYVCNDNLRKFFNQYVKNYSQENKGAKIRILEFKTETSIPLFDLEISAGSFSELQELENIKYIDVQEKLNPDEYFACKIVGESMNKIIKNGSICLFKKYIGGSRNGLVTLVENRNVFDESGSRFTVKEYMSKKLFDENGWQHEEITLLPKSFNSEIKPIILREEETIDLKVVGVFIRVIS, from the coding sequence ATGAAAGATTTTAAAATTAATCAATACGATTTTAAGTTGGACGAGCTCAAAACAAAAATTGCTCAGGATCACGTAGATTATTTATCATGGCCATTAGTATACTTATTAAAAAATAATGGTTCCAAGAAAGCATATGTAGGTGAAACGACAGATATTGCTAATAGGTTAAGAACACATTTAAAATCACCTGCAAAGATTACATTGTCATCGGTGGATATTATTACTAGCAGGTTTTTTAATAAATCTGCTACTTTAGATTTGGAATCTAATTTAATCAAATATATGTCTGCTGATGGACAGTATGTATTACAAAATGGCAATCTTGGAATTGCGAATCATCATTATTATCAAAAGAAAGAAACTTATTGGAAGCTTTTTGAAGGTATATGGAATGAACTAAATGCGTTAGGAATAACAAAGCACTCTCTTTCCTATATAGATAATTCCGATTTATTTAAATACTCACCATATAAATCCCTTTCAAAAGAGCAGATTGAAGGATTAAAAGTGATCTTAAATTGTTTGTTGGATCCATCTGCTAAAGTTTCAATAATAAATGGTGGTGCAGGCACAGGGAAGACAATTATGGCAATATTCTTATTTAAATTATTAAATACAGATTTCGCAGATTTTAATCATTCGGATTTTGATGAAGAGGATGACAAACTTTTTGTTTTACTTAAAAAAGTTAAGGCTAAATACAAAAAAATAGATATGGCATTGGTTATTCCAATGGCATCATTTAGGAAAACAATTTCTAAAGTTTTTAAAAACATAAAAGGTTTATCAGGTAATATGGTTGTAGGACCTTCAGATATTATTAAAAAGACATATGATGTATTAATTGTTGATGAAGGACACAGATTAAGAAGAAGAGTAAATTTAGGATCTTACTATGGTACATTTGATACTAATTGTTTAAAATTGGGACTTAATAAGTTTACTGCTTCAGAATTGGATTGGATAACCATTCAAAGTGAAAAATCTATCATCTTTTATGATCAATACCAGTCCATAAAGCCTTCGGATATTCTTAAAGAAAAATTTCTAGATTTAAAAGCCAGAAAAGATGTTCGTGTTGAACATTTACAATCACAACTCAGAGTTTTAGGTGGAAATGAATATGTAAAATTTGTAAATGATATTTTTGATGGAAATACTGTGTTAAATAAATATTCTGCGTTACAATATGAGTTTCTGATCTTTGATGATTTAAAAGAGATGATTCATGAGATTAAAAAAAAAGAAAAAGAATTCAAATTATCAAGGATCGTTGCCGGCTATGCTTGGGAATGGGTTTCAAAAAAGAACGGTGATCAATATGATATTGTAATTGAGGAAAACAAATTACGCTGGAATAGTGTAACAAGTGATTGGATCAATTCAAAAAACTCACTGGAAGAGGTAGGGTGCATACATACAGTACAGGGATATGATCTAAATTTTACAGGTGTAATCATAGGTCCTGAATTTGATTACGACTTTGATAAGAAAAAGTTTGTGGTATATAAGAACAAATATAAAGACAAGAATGGTAAAAACTCAATTAAGGATGAGACGTTTCTTTTAGAATATATAATCAATATTTACAGAACGCTTTTATTGAGAGGAATAAGAGGAACTTATTTATATGTTTGCAATGATAATCTTAGAAAATTTTTTAACCAGTACGTAAAAAACTATAGTCAGGAAAATAAAGGTGCAAAAATTAGAATACTAGAGTTTAAAACTGAAACTTCAATACCTTTGTTTGATTTGGAGATATCTGCAGGATCATTTTCAGAACTACAGGAATTGGAAAATATAAAATACATTGATGTTCAAGAGAAGTTGAATCCCGATGAATATTTCGCCTGTAAGATTGTAGGAGAATCAATGAATAAGATTATAAAAAATGGGAGTATTTGTTTGTTTAAGAAGTACATTGGCGGATCCAGAAATGGGCTTGTTACTCTAGTAGAAAACAGGAACGTTTTTGATGAATCAGGCTCACGTTTCACAGTGAAAGAGTATATGAGTAAAAAGTTATTTGACGAAAATGGGTGGCAGCATGAAGAAATTACACTTTTACCCAAATCATTTAATTCAGAAATTAAGCCGATTATTCTTAGAGAAGAAGAGACCATCGATCTTAAGGTAGTTGGAGTATTTATAAGAGTTATTAGTTAA
- a CDS encoding nucleotide pyrophosphohydrolase — protein sequence MIDIKTLDAILKFRDERDWEKFHNSKDLAVALSIEASELLELFLWKENENFNKSKFEDELADVMMYAILLANKNNIDLNSIILSKLEKNKQKYPVEKAKGRSDKYDEL from the coding sequence ATGATAGACATAAAAACATTAGATGCAATTTTAAAATTCCGTGACGAAAGAGACTGGGAAAAATTTCATAATTCAAAAGATTTAGCTGTAGCATTATCAATTGAAGCTTCTGAGTTGTTGGAACTTTTTTTATGGAAGGAAAATGAAAACTTCAATAAATCTAAATTTGAAGATGAATTAGCAGATGTTATGATGTATGCAATTCTTTTAGCTAATAAAAATAATATTGATCTTAATTCTATCATTCTTTCGAAACTTGAAAAAAATAAACAAAAATACCCTGTTGAAAAAGCAAAAGGCCGCTCTGATAAATATGATGAATTATAA
- a CDS encoding DoxX family protein, producing MNTNTLKNIGKYALGGMLITAGIGHLTFARKAFRAQVPEWVPLEKDDTVFYSGIAEIALGASIIGASEEQQKLIGKVAAGFFTAIFPGNISQYVNRKDSFGLNTDQKRLGRLFMQPLLVAWALGTMQKK from the coding sequence ATGAACACCAACACATTAAAAAATATCGGAAAATATGCATTGGGCGGAATGCTCATCACGGCCGGTATCGGTCACCTTACATTTGCCAGAAAAGCCTTCCGTGCCCAGGTGCCGGAATGGGTACCCCTTGAAAAAGATGATACCGTTTTCTATTCCGGAATCGCGGAAATTGCCCTGGGTGCATCCATCATCGGAGCTTCAGAAGAGCAGCAGAAACTGATCGGCAAGGTAGCCGCAGGATTTTTCACCGCCATCTTCCCCGGCAACATTTCACAATACGTCAACCGAAAAGACAGCTTCGGACTCAATACAGACCAGAAAAGGCTCGGCAGATTGTTTATGCAGCCGCTGCTGGTGGCCTGGGCGCTGGGAACGATGCAGAAGAAATAA
- a CDS encoding SDR family NAD(P)-dependent oxidoreductase, which translates to MKSEDISGKSLSGKTVVITGGTSGVGRATVEAFALEGCHIVVAARGKEALDETVALCRDLEVAVIGVPTDVSVAEEVENLVQTALQFNGRIDIWVNNAGVMSSGKFEEIPMEVNEQVIKTNLFGYMHGAYSVLPVFKRQQEGVLINNISIGGFMPAPYSAVYSSTKFGIRGMMECLQGEISDFADIHICNIYPQIQRSTGNMHSAKYSGLDFKIPPFAADPRDTAASIVKLAKNPKKEKFPDATSLFLKTVYGLFPKPVINVASAGMRLMMKIKNAPDDNGNVLQPSQEPHRIYGETILPVPSRKTKIALLAGLGLGIAYMLMKKNSGSEETCD; encoded by the coding sequence ATGAAATCAGAAGATATTTCAGGAAAAAGCCTCAGCGGTAAAACCGTGGTCATTACCGGCGGAACCAGCGGGGTAGGAAGGGCTACCGTAGAAGCATTTGCCCTGGAGGGATGCCATATCGTAGTTGCTGCCCGCGGCAAAGAAGCCCTTGACGAAACCGTTGCCCTGTGCAGGGATCTGGAAGTAGCTGTTATCGGGGTGCCTACAGACGTATCCGTTGCGGAAGAAGTAGAAAACCTGGTGCAGACTGCATTACAGTTCAACGGAAGGATAGACATCTGGGTCAATAATGCAGGAGTGATGTCCAGCGGAAAATTCGAGGAGATCCCTATGGAAGTGAATGAACAGGTGATCAAAACCAACCTTTTCGGATATATGCACGGGGCGTATAGTGTGCTTCCTGTTTTCAAAAGACAGCAGGAGGGAGTCCTCATCAACAATATATCCATCGGCGGATTCATGCCTGCGCCTTATAGTGCGGTCTATTCATCCACTAAATTCGGGATCAGGGGCATGATGGAATGCCTGCAGGGGGAAATTTCAGACTTCGCAGACATCCATATCTGCAATATCTATCCTCAGATCCAGCGGTCTACCGGGAATATGCATTCTGCCAAGTATTCCGGGCTGGATTTTAAAATTCCTCCGTTCGCAGCTGATCCCAGAGATACCGCAGCGAGCATCGTTAAACTGGCCAAGAACCCGAAAAAAGAAAAATTCCCGGATGCCACGTCCTTATTCCTGAAAACCGTATACGGGCTGTTTCCAAAACCGGTCATCAACGTAGCTTCGGCAGGCATGAGACTGATGATGAAAATCAAAAACGCACCGGATGACAACGGGAACGTGCTGCAACCTTCCCAGGAACCGCATCGCATCTATGGTGAAACCATCCTTCCGGTTCCTTCCCGCAAAACCAAAATAGCCCTTCTGGCCGGTCTCGGTCTTGGCATTGCCTATATGCTGATGAAAAAGAATTCCGGTTCCGAAGAAACCTGTGATTAA
- a CDS encoding DUF1440 domain-containing protein, with protein sequence MNTPTKTILMGAVAGLLASWIKSIAEPPLQKIGEDYFPPEPGQLELKGADVTHQPENMPPAVLAKSVYKEYTHQELSSEQTQQAMTGIHYTLGAVIGIAYFLALRKKGRVIPAQGLVAGTVIWAATHGSLVPALGLQGKVSEMPASWWVWEFGSHLVFGVALEQSRIIFNKVF encoded by the coding sequence ATGAATACCCCGACAAAAACAATTCTTATGGGAGCTGTAGCCGGCCTTTTGGCTTCCTGGATCAAATCCATTGCAGAACCGCCCTTACAAAAAATAGGAGAAGATTATTTCCCGCCCGAGCCCGGACAGCTTGAACTGAAGGGTGCCGACGTTACCCATCAACCCGAAAATATGCCGCCGGCAGTACTGGCGAAAAGCGTTTACAAAGAATATACCCACCAGGAGCTTTCCAGTGAACAGACCCAACAGGCCATGACCGGTATCCACTACACTTTAGGCGCCGTGATAGGGATAGCCTATTTTTTAGCGCTGAGGAAAAAAGGCCGTGTAATCCCTGCCCAGGGGCTGGTTGCCGGAACCGTAATCTGGGCTGCAACACACGGATCCCTGGTTCCGGCACTGGGCCTTCAGGGTAAAGTGAGCGAAATGCCTGCTTCGTGGTGGGTATGGGAATTTGGTTCCCACCTGGTTTTCGGGGTAGCGCTGGAACAAAGCAGAATCATTTTCAATAAAGTGTTCTGA
- a CDS encoding universal stress protein, with product MPTKIKNIIVATDFSEKSGNAVEMAFHIAVRHEAALTVLHVVDQFYLIDRSYKQVIGNEVTQESISLAENNLAEIQKGLAERCSTLNIKTEIRHGSLIQSINDLIAEDNTDLTVVGTSGEQKIKQFILGSNSYSILSEANTSVLMVPKSFKKYRFKKMVFPVRVTHNLDDKLDFALSIAERNDSTIELLGIGDTETSDELKKEFIGLKKKLYERSADYTAEFFEAPDKATVIATFSKAAKADIIILNYQDEQSWKALFAENFLRKIINTTDVALLFYKPKTEQRKDTGQDTPYDITLPIPG from the coding sequence ATGCCCACCAAAATCAAAAATATAATTGTTGCCACAGACTTTTCCGAAAAATCAGGAAATGCTGTTGAAATGGCCTTCCATATTGCCGTACGGCATGAGGCTGCACTTACCGTACTTCATGTCGTAGACCAGTTTTACCTGATCGACAGAAGCTACAAGCAGGTCATAGGCAATGAGGTAACACAGGAAAGCATCAGCCTGGCTGAAAACAACCTGGCTGAAATACAGAAGGGACTTGCTGAAAGATGCAGCACACTTAACATCAAAACAGAAATCCGGCATGGAAGCCTCATCCAGAGCATCAATGACCTGATTGCAGAAGATAATACCGACCTTACTGTTGTAGGAACTTCTGGAGAACAGAAAATCAAACAGTTTATCCTGGGCTCCAACTCGTACAGCATATTGTCTGAAGCGAACACCTCTGTGCTGATGGTCCCGAAAAGCTTTAAAAAATACCGGTTTAAAAAGATGGTCTTTCCGGTAAGGGTTACCCATAACCTGGATGACAAACTGGACTTTGCCTTATCTATCGCCGAAAGGAATGACAGCACGATAGAACTCTTGGGCATTGGTGATACGGAAACTTCCGATGAACTGAAAAAAGAGTTTATAGGCCTAAAAAAGAAGCTGTATGAAAGATCGGCAGACTACACCGCAGAGTTTTTTGAAGCTCCGGATAAAGCCACCGTGATTGCTACGTTCTCAAAAGCGGCAAAAGCCGATATCATTATCCTGAATTATCAGGACGAACAGAGCTGGAAAGCCCTTTTTGCGGAAAACTTTTTAAGAAAAATTATTAACACCACAGATGTGGCCCTTCTATTTTACAAACCTAAGACAGAACAAAGAAAAGATACCGGACAGGATACTCCTTATGATATTACGCTTCCTATTCCGGGATAA
- a CDS encoding GNAT family N-acetyltransferase — MTKLYIYNERQQAADNTQKQIANFLFRHLEQYGDPEPDIQKAIDYALGKNHSPGGIIITAEDSVTGEMTGCVVLNKTGMQGYIPEYILVYIATDKKQRGKGIGKQLMQKAIETADGDIALHCEPDNPARHLYEKLGFTSKYLEMRLKK, encoded by the coding sequence ATGACAAAACTATATATTTACAACGAACGACAGCAAGCAGCAGACAACACCCAGAAACAGATCGCCAATTTCCTGTTCCGACACCTGGAACAATACGGTGATCCTGAACCCGACATACAAAAAGCCATAGACTATGCCCTGGGAAAAAACCACAGCCCGGGAGGCATCATCATTACGGCTGAAGATTCAGTCACCGGCGAAATGACCGGTTGCGTAGTCCTCAACAAAACCGGAATGCAGGGGTATATCCCTGAATACATCCTCGTCTACATTGCCACAGACAAAAAACAGCGCGGTAAGGGCATCGGAAAACAGCTGATGCAGAAAGCCATTGAAACCGCAGACGGAGACATCGCGCTCCATTGCGAACCGGATAACCCGGCCAGGCACCTCTATGAAAAGCTGGGCTTTACCAGCAAATACCTTGAAATGCGCTTAAAAAAATAA
- a CDS encoding alanine/ornithine racemase family PLP-dependent enzyme, protein MSYITLNSHKLFHNYQYLEKLFADHEIHWAIVAKLLCGHEEFLKVVLQMTGKDLCDSRLSNLKTIKDLSPDTRTIYIKPPARRLAACIVQFADVSFNTELNTIKALSEEAVQQQKIHKIVIMVEMGELREGIMAKDLPKFFGEILNLPNIEIVGIGTNLNCLNGILPDEKKLFKLNRYKEIVEHMYGRKIPYVSAGSSVTIPLLFKNQVPEGINHFRIGETLFFGTDVYRDSVISGMYQDVFTLTVEIIEIREKPVVPAGTAGTNLTGDTPVYNKKDIGKTTVRAIADVGLLDIDQKNIRPVDPEVEIIGASSDMMILDLGNNASRFKVGDTLEFTMNYMAVLRAMNSDYVDKKVVHHVAGNELKILEFRN, encoded by the coding sequence ATGTCATACATTACCTTAAACTCCCATAAACTTTTTCATAATTATCAATATCTGGAAAAGCTCTTTGCCGATCATGAAATCCACTGGGCTATTGTAGCCAAATTATTGTGCGGCCATGAGGAATTCCTGAAAGTCGTCCTGCAGATGACCGGTAAAGACCTCTGTGACTCCAGGCTGAGCAACCTTAAAACAATTAAAGACCTTTCTCCGGATACCCGAACGATATACATCAAACCTCCCGCACGGAGATTGGCCGCCTGTATCGTACAGTTTGCCGATGTTAGCTTCAATACGGAACTGAATACCATAAAAGCCCTGTCTGAAGAAGCCGTACAGCAGCAGAAAATACATAAGATCGTCATCATGGTGGAAATGGGTGAGCTGCGCGAAGGCATCATGGCCAAAGACCTGCCCAAGTTTTTCGGGGAAATTTTAAACCTGCCGAATATAGAAATCGTCGGCATCGGAACGAACCTCAACTGCCTGAACGGCATCCTCCCTGATGAAAAGAAGCTTTTCAAGCTGAACCGGTACAAAGAAATCGTGGAACACATGTACGGCAGGAAAATCCCTTACGTATCTGCCGGATCTTCCGTGACGATCCCCCTGCTTTTTAAAAACCAGGTTCCTGAAGGCATCAATCATTTCAGGATCGGTGAAACACTCTTCTTCGGAACGGATGTTTACAGAGATTCTGTGATCAGCGGGATGTATCAGGATGTGTTTACCCTGACGGTAGAAATTATTGAGATCAGGGAAAAGCCGGTGGTTCCGGCCGGAACGGCCGGGACCAACCTTACCGGAGATACGCCGGTATATAACAAAAAAGACATCGGAAAAACTACAGTAAGAGCCATTGCAGATGTCGGGCTGTTGGATATTGACCAGAAAAACATCCGTCCGGTCGACCCGGAAGTAGAGATCATTGGTGCCAGCTCGGATATGATGATTTTAGACCTCGGAAACAATGCTTCAAGATTTAAGGTGGGAGATACCCTCGAATTCACCATGAATTACATGGCCGTGCTCAGGGCGATGAATTCCGATTATGTGGATAAAAAAGTCGTTCACCACGTGGCAGGCAACGAGCTTAAAATATTGGAATTCAGGAATTGA
- a CDS encoding helix-turn-helix domain-containing protein has translation MLNQDIRTFTLNQLGTHSILRGELVLLTVSEFLCKAIDGSHFKNKFYAVLMFSKGQGSLQIDHQIFEIRPNSFFFINYHQAYSFTGTEACEGSVILFTKSFYNYIYTGNRLIKSDTALEDLFPSITGLTAEKRKDLWQSFEALKKEYSSRNSLFKEIACLQLKVMMLKYIRNTRPVHPIQEAPDRKKELADKFSELVNLNFRELKSTSEYAEKLSITPNYLNAVIRERLDMTAGQLIKNRVILEAERLLLHTTLSIAEIAYGLGFSDRSHFGKYFKAEKKYSPNEYRKKESRTVINT, from the coding sequence ATGCTGAACCAGGATATCAGGACCTTCACTTTAAATCAACTGGGTACTCATTCAATACTCAGGGGGGAGCTTGTGCTTCTTACAGTTTCAGAATTTCTCTGTAAAGCCATAGATGGCAGCCATTTTAAAAACAAGTTTTATGCGGTGCTGATGTTCAGCAAAGGACAAGGCAGCCTTCAGATCGACCACCAGATTTTTGAAATCCGCCCCAACAGCTTTTTTTTCATCAACTACCATCAGGCGTACAGCTTTACCGGCACCGAAGCCTGTGAAGGCAGTGTTATCCTGTTCACGAAATCGTTTTACAATTACATTTACACCGGCAACAGACTTATTAAAAGCGATACGGCACTGGAAGATCTTTTCCCTAGTATCACAGGACTTACCGCTGAAAAAAGGAAAGACCTGTGGCAGAGCTTCGAGGCCCTGAAAAAAGAATATTCTTCCCGAAACAGCCTGTTCAAAGAGATAGCATGCCTCCAGCTTAAAGTGATGATGCTGAAATACATCCGGAATACACGTCCTGTCCATCCTATTCAGGAAGCTCCGGATCGCAAGAAAGAACTGGCAGACAAGTTTTCAGAATTGGTTAACCTGAATTTCAGGGAACTGAAAAGCACTTCCGAATATGCGGAAAAACTCAGCATCACCCCAAATTACCTTAACGCCGTCATACGGGAGCGCCTCGATATGACAGCTGGGCAACTAATTAAAAACCGTGTAATCCTGGAAGCGGAACGGCTGCTGCTCCATACGACCCTCTCCATTGCAGAAATTGCCTACGGCCTTGGATTCAGTGACAGGTCACATTTCGGAAAATATTTTAAAGCAGAAAAAAAATATTCGCCTAATGAATACAGAAAAAAAGAAAGCCGGACTGTGATAAACACATGA
- a CDS encoding 4-hydroxy-tetrahydrodipicolinate reductase, which translates to MKVGLIGFGKAGKAVANVILQHEEFSLEWVLRDSTVMENGSAKELLGITAPDPAVIVSQQGLEIGDFLDAHPVDAIIDFSTEDGIYTYGEAAAERQIKIISAISHYHEHEKEFLKKLSENTVVFWSPNITLGVNYLLFAASMLKNIAPEVDIELIEEHFKAKAGISGTAVKIAETLDIRTESINSVRAGGIVGKHEVIFGFPYQTVRLVHESISREAFGNGALFVARNLKGKENGLYHFEDILKPYFFNEAQPQLS; encoded by the coding sequence ATGAAAGTAGGTTTAATAGGATTCGGAAAGGCAGGGAAAGCCGTGGCTAATGTCATTCTTCAGCACGAAGAATTTTCCCTGGAATGGGTGCTGAGAGACAGTACAGTGATGGAGAACGGCTCAGCCAAAGAGCTGTTGGGGATTACGGCTCCAGATCCTGCGGTTATTGTTTCCCAACAGGGGCTGGAGATCGGAGATTTCCTGGATGCGCATCCGGTAGATGCCATCATCGACTTTTCTACGGAAGACGGGATTTATACTTATGGTGAAGCGGCGGCTGAAAGACAGATTAAAATCATATCCGCCATTTCTCATTACCATGAACACGAAAAAGAATTCCTGAAGAAGCTTTCGGAAAACACGGTGGTATTCTGGTCACCGAATATTACCTTAGGCGTTAATTATCTGTTGTTTGCCGCCTCGATGTTGAAAAATATAGCCCCGGAAGTGGATATAGAATTAATTGAAGAACATTTCAAAGCCAAAGCCGGAATTTCCGGGACTGCTGTAAAGATTGCAGAAACGCTGGACATCCGGACGGAAAGCATCAATTCGGTACGGGCCGGAGGAATCGTTGGCAAGCATGAGGTAATCTTTGGGTTCCCTTATCAGACCGTACGCCTGGTGCATGAATCGATTTCCAGGGAAGCGTTCGGGAACGGGGCTTTGTTTGTAGCGAGGAACCTGAAGGGTAAAGAGAACGGATTGTACCATTTTGAAGATATCCTTAAACCTTATTTCTTCAATGAGGCACAGCCGCAGTTATCGTAG
- a CDS encoding MarR family winged helix-turn-helix transcriptional regulator produces the protein MEDDIINIEIGYGFISGQEAGKRRRRNKVFSAIECSGHEKLTGTQILKRLLDYGLIEERHDEADKRSKTLKLTEKGEAMFHQSVEKVDMTSQVLSGSLNEKDQLLVLLRKLNEFHAHLYSEHKNSEVTRIFELIR, from the coding sequence ATGGAGGATGATATCATTAATATTGAAATTGGGTACGGCTTTATATCTGGCCAAGAGGCAGGAAAGAGAAGAAGGCGGAACAAGGTATTTTCAGCTATTGAATGCAGCGGGCATGAAAAACTGACCGGGACGCAGATCCTGAAAAGGCTGCTGGATTACGGACTGATTGAAGAACGCCATGATGAAGCGGATAAAAGGAGCAAAACGCTTAAGCTGACCGAAAAAGGTGAAGCCATGTTTCACCAGTCTGTAGAAAAGGTGGATATGACGTCCCAAGTTCTTTCCGGCAGCCTGAATGAAAAGGATCAGCTGTTGGTCCTGCTGAGGAAACTTAATGAATTTCACGCCCATCTTTATTCTGAACACAAGAATTCGGAAGTCACCAGGATCTTTGAGCTGATCCGCTGA
- a CDS encoding organic hydroperoxide resistance protein, with amino-acid sequence MKALYTTKVTATGGRNGRVKSENGVLDTEVKMPKALGGANDDYANPEMLFAAGYAACFDSALNRVISLSKTQTGETSVTAQVSLGQLDNGGFGLAVELDVNIPGVSQEEAQSLTEKAHEICPYSNATRNNIEVKLSVTNQ; translated from the coding sequence ATGAAAGCATTATATACCACAAAGGTAACCGCAACAGGGGGAAGAAACGGACGTGTAAAAAGTGAAAACGGTGTGCTTGATACCGAAGTAAAAATGCCTAAAGCACTGGGCGGGGCCAATGATGACTATGCCAATCCTGAAATGCTTTTCGCAGCGGGCTATGCAGCATGTTTTGACAGTGCCCTGAACCGGGTGATCAGCCTTTCAAAAACTCAAACCGGAGAAACTTCCGTAACGGCGCAGGTGAGCCTGGGCCAGCTGGACAACGGAGGATTCGGACTAGCCGTTGAGCTGGATGTGAACATTCCGGGCGTTTCGCAGGAAGAAGCTCAGTCGTTAACAGAAAAGGCCCATGAAATATGTCCGTATTCCAATGCGACAAGAAATAATATCGAAGTGAAACTTTCGGTAACGAATCAGTAA
- a CDS encoding MarR family winged helix-turn-helix transcriptional regulator: MESSENLKLENQICFPLYVIAKEITGLYRPFLDELDMTYPQYLVMMVLWEHDGMTVSCIGEKLYLDSGTLTPLLKRLEAKGLITRQRKKEDERVVEVFITEAGQQLKSKACSVPEKIVNSTKVDPEDLMRLKESVQNIIKTLKE, from the coding sequence ATGGAATCTTCAGAAAACTTAAAGCTGGAAAACCAGATCTGCTTTCCCCTTTACGTGATTGCCAAAGAGATCACCGGTCTGTACCGTCCTTTTCTGGATGAGCTGGATATGACCTATCCGCAATATCTCGTGATGATGGTGCTTTGGGAGCATGATGGTATGACGGTAAGTTGCATCGGCGAAAAGCTGTACCTCGACAGCGGTACGCTTACTCCGTTGTTGAAAAGGCTCGAAGCCAAAGGACTCATCACCAGGCAGAGAAAGAAAGAAGACGAAAGGGTAGTGGAAGTATTTATTACGGAAGCAGGTCAACAGCTGAAATCAAAAGCTTGTTCAGTTCCCGAAAAAATCGTCAACAGCACCAAGGTGGATCCTGAAGACCTGATGCGGCTGAAAGAAAGTGTCCAGAACATCATTAAAACATTAAAAGAATAA